CGTTGTTCTTGTAGAGCCACATCGAGTCCACGGCCAGGTAGCCCTGCAGATACGGCTGCTGGTCCACCGCGAACTGGATGTCACCGCTCTTGATCGAGTCCGTCAGCTCCTTGTTCAGGTCGAAGGTGGCGACCTTCGCCTTGCTGCCCGCGTCCGCGACCGACTGGACCGCGGTCAGGGCGTAGGGGGCGCCGAGGGCGACCACGTAGTCGATGGCGGCGTCCTGCTTGAGCTTGGCGCTGATGGTCGACTTCACGGACGGCATGTCGGTGCCCGTGACGTTGAGGATCTCGGTGTCGCCCTCGAAGGTCTTCTCCACGCCCGCGCAGCGCTGCTCCAGGCCGACGTTGCCCTGCTCCTGCACGACGCAGACGGCCTTCTTGGCGCCGACGTCGTTCAGCCGCTTGCCGAACGCCTCGCCCGCCACGCTCTCGTCCTGCCCGAAGAAGGACATCAGACCGAGGTTCTGCCAGTCGCTCAGACCGGAGTTGAGGCCGACCACGGGGATGCCCGCCTTCGTCGCCTTGGCCACGACGTCCTTCATCGCGTCGGGCTTGGCGAGGGTGATGGCGATGCCGTCGACCTTCTGGTCGATCGCGTTCTGCACGAGGTTGGCCTGGTTGCCGGCGTTCGGGTCCGCCGAGTAGATGAGCTCGATGTTGTCCTTGTCGGCCGCCGCCTGGGCGCCCTTGCGGACGATGTCCCAGAAGGTGTCGCCGGGGGCCTGGTGGGTGACCAGCGCGACCTTCATCCGGGGGGTGTTGGCCTTGCCCGCGGAGGCGTCTGCCCCGCCCTCCTCGGCCTCCTTGCCGCCGGAGTCGCTGGAGCAGCCGGCGATCAGCAGCGCGGAAGCCGCGGCAATGGCGAAGAAGGGGGCCACTCTGCGTGAGCGGGAGTACGTGCGGTCCATCTTTCCTGCACCTCACTGTGCGACAGGGGGAAAGGGAACGGGACAGCGTCGAGCGGATGCCCGCGCGAGCCCGGACGTTCGAAGTCCGGATCATTGTGCCGGTAGGCCGACTGCGCTGTTTCGTTGGGACGGGATACAAACCCCTGACGGACCCCCCTGTCAAGACTTTGTTAAGACATCATTTCACGAGCAGGTCAGAATGTCAGTACAAACTCTTGACAGGGGGTCGGTTCGGGCCCTAAATCTGGGATACATCCGGACCCGAGCATGCGCATCCCCGCGCGCCGCGGGTCTCCGGTGGCCCGCATCCCCCCACCCGAGGAGCGACGCGCATGCCCGAGCCCGGCGAATCCTTCGATCTGATCACGATGGGTCGTATCGGAATCGATCTCTATCCGTTGCAGACCGGCGTCCCACTCGCGCGCGTCGAGTCGTTCGGGAAGTTCCTCGGCGGATCGGCCGCCAACGTCGCGGTGGCCGCCGCACGGCTGGGCAACACGACCGCCGTGATCACCCGGACCGGGGACGACCCCTTCGGCACGTTTCTGCACGAGGCGCTCAAGGAGTTCGGGGTCGACGACCGCTTCGTCACGCCCGTCGCGGAGTATCCGACCCCGATCACGTTCTGCGAGATCTTCCCGCCGGACGACTTCCCGCTGTACTTCTACCGCCGCCCCAAGGCTCCCGATCTGGAGATCCGCACCGAAGAACTGGACTGCTTCGCCATCCGCGCGGCCCGTGTCTTCTGGATCACCGGCACCGGCCTGAGCGAGGAACCCAGCCGCTCGGCCACGCTCGCCGCGCTCAAGGCCCGAGGCCGGTCCGGCACCACCGTCTTCGACCTCGACTGGCGGCCGATGTTCTGGTCCGACCCCGAGACCGCGCGCCCGTACTACGCCGAGGCCCTGCGGCACGCCACGGTGGCCGTCGGCAACCTCGACGAGTGCGAGGTGGCGACCGGCGTGCGGGAGCCGCGGGCGTGTGCGGAGGCGCTGCTGGAGGCGGGGGTGGAGCTGGCGGTCGTGAAGCAGGGCCCCAAGGGTGTGCTCGCCGTCCACCGCGACGGCACGGTCGCCGAGGTGGCCCCGCTGCCGGTGGAGGTCGTCAACGGGCTCGGGGCGGGGGACGCGTTCGGGGGTTCGCTCTGCCACGGGTTGCTGCGGGGCTGGGACCTGGAACGGATCATGCGCCACGCGAACGCGGCGGGGGCGATCGTCGCGTCACGGTTGGCGTGTTCTTCGGCGATGCCGACGGAGGGGGAGGTGGAGGAGTTGTTGAGCGGTGGGGGGTGAGGTTGTGGGGGTGTGGGGTGAGGGGGCGGTCGGGTGCGTTCTTCGGGTGCGGGTGCGTGGGGGTTGCTCGCGCAGTTCCCCGCGCCCCTGAAAAGCAGGGGCTGCGCCCCGTGCTTTTCACCCCGCAGCCCCGTCGCCTATGAGGCCCGCAGGACCGTCGCCTATGGGGGCCCGCAGGGCCGGCGACTCTTCGTGGTCTTTCCAGGCCCGCAGGACCGTGGTCTTTCCAGGCCTGCAGGGCCTGGGCTTCTAGGGGCGCGGGGAACTGCGCGAGAAGCCCCACGCACCCGCACCCGAACAACGCACCCCACCCGACCCCCGAACCCGAACCCGAACCCCTGGCAACCCACCGAACGGAGCCCCACTTGACCATCCGCATCCCCGACCTCCCCGCCGTACGCGCCCGGCACCCGGAGGCCGTCGCCGAGGCCGCGGCCCGTCGCGGCCGCCGCCCTCTCATCGGCGACACCGGCCGCCTGATGATCGTCGCCGCCGACCACCCCGCCCGCGGAGCGCTCCGCGTCGGCGACCGCCCCCTCGCCATGGCCGACCGCGCCGACCTCCTGGAACGGCTCTGCGTGGCCCTGGCCCGCCCCGGCGTGGACGGCGTGCTCGCCACCGCCGACATCCTGGAGGACCTGCTGCTCCTGGGTGCCCTGGAGGGCAAGGTCGTCCTGGGCTCCCTCAACCGGGGCGGACTCGCCGGCGCCTCGTTCGAGATGGACGACCGCTTCACCGGCCACCGCCCCGAGGACATCGAGCGGCTCCGGTTCGACGCCGGCAAACTCCTGCTGCGCATCGACCACGACGACCCCGGCTCCCTGCGCACCCTGTACTCCACGGCACGGGCGGTCGACGACATGGCGGCGCGCCGACTGCCGCTGTTCGTCGAGCCGTTCATCTCCCGCCGGGTGGACGGCAAGGTCCGCAACGACCTGGGCGCCGAGGCCGTGACCCGTTCCATCGCCATCGCGGCCGGGCTCGGCGGCACCTCCGCGTACACCTGGCTGAAGCTGCCCGTCACCGACGACCCGGACGCCATGGGCGAGGTCCTGGAGACGTCCACCCTGCCGACCGTGCTTCTGGGCGGCGAAGTGGGCAAGGATCAGGAGGGCGCGTACGAGAAGTGGCGCAAGGCGCTGCGTCTGCCCACCGTCCAGGGCCTGGTCGTCGGCCGCTCCCTGCTCTACCCCGCCGAGGGCGACGTGGAGACCGCGGTCGACACGGCGGTCGGACTGCTCTGAACCGCCGGCGCACAAGAACCCGCCACACCCCGCCCCTCCCCCGGAACCCCCGGCCCGCAACCAGCCCGCCGCCCCGACAACCCTTCGTCCCAGTGAGGTCCCGATGTCCCAGTCCCCCACCCGCCGTCTGACCGTCGCCCAGGCGCTGGTGCGGTTCCTGTCCGCGCAGTACACCGAGCGCGACGGTGTGCGCCACCGGCTGATCGCCGGAACCTGGGGCATCTTCGGCCACGGCAACGTCGCGGGGCTGGGCCAGGCGCTGCTGGAGGCCGGTGAGGAGACGATGCCGTTCCACCAGGGCCGCAACGAGCAGTCCATGGTGCACGCCGCCGTCGGCCACGCCCGCCAGCTGAACCGGCTCTCCGCGCAGGCGGTCACCACCTCCATCGGCCCCGGCGCCACCAACCTGGTCACCGGCGCCGCCCTGGCGACCATCAACCGCCTGCCCGTACTGCTCCTGCCCGGCGACTACTTCGCGACCCGCACCGCCGACCCCCTGCTCCAGCAGTTGGAGCACCCCACCGAGGCGGACGTCTCGGTCAACGACACCCTGCGCCCCGTCTCCCGCTACTTCGACCGGATCACCCGCCCCGAGGCACTGATCCCGGCCGCGCTGAACGCCATGCGCGTCCTCGCCGACCCGGTCGACACCGGCGCCGTCACCCTCGCCCTGCCGCAGGACGTCCAGGCGGAGGCGTACGACTGGCCGGAGGAGTTCTTCGCCGAGCGCGTGTGGAACGTACGCCGCCCTCTCCCCGACCCGGTCGAGCTGGCGGAGGCGGTGCGGGCGATCCGTGCCGCGCGGCGGCCGCTGATCGTCGCGGGCGGCGGCGTCCACCACAGCGAGGCCGAGGCGGCGCTGAGGGCGCTGGTCGACGCCACGGGCATCCCGGTCGCGTCCACCCAGGCGGGCAAGGGCTCCCTGCGGTACGACCACCCGGCCGACCTCGGCGGCATCGGCCACACCGGCACGGCCGTCTGCGACGACATCGCCCGTACCGCCGACCTGATCGTCGGCGTCGGCACCCGCTACACCGACTTCACCACCGCCTCCAACACCCTCTTCCAGAGCCCGGACGTCCGATTCGTCAACCTCAACGTCGCCGCCTTCGACGCCCACAAGTTGGCGGCCCGGACGGTGGTCTGCGACGCCCGGGCCGGACTCACGGCACTCACCGAGGCGCTGGACGGGCACCGGGTGGACGAGGCGTACGAGGCCGAGTACCGGGCCGGCAAGGAGCGCTGGGAGCAGGTCGTCGAAGCGGCCTACAGCGCCGCCGACGAGCACGCCGTGCCCACCCAGACCCAGGTGCTCGGCGCCCTGGACTCGGTCGTCGGCGACGAGGACGTCGTCATCAACGCGGCCGGTTCGCTCCCCGGCGACCTGCACAAGCTGTGGCGGGCCCGCAGCCCCCGCCAGTACCACCTGGAGTACGGCTACTCCTGCATGGGCTACGAGATCCCGGCCGGGATCGGTGTCCAGCAGGCGGCGCCCGGCACGGTCGTCTGGTCGCTGGTCGGGGACGGCACGTACCTGATGATGCCGACGGAGATCGTGACGGCCGTCCAGGAGGGGCTGCCGGTCAATCTGGTCCTCATCCAGAACCACGGCTACGCCTCCATCGGAGGTCTCTCCGAGTCGGTCGGCGGCGAGCGCTTCGGCACCGCCTACCGCTACCGCGCCGCCGACGGCACCTTCTCCGGCGCCCCGCTCCCGGTGGACCTCGCCGCCAACGCGGCCAGCCTCGGCATGGACGTCCTCCGCGCCAAGACCGTGAAGGAACTGCGCGACGCGCTGGCGGCGGCCCGCGCCTCGGACCGGCCCACCTGTGTGTACGTCGAGACCGACCCGACGCCCACCGCTCCTCCGGCCCAGGCCTGGTGGGACGTCCCGGTAGCGGAGACCGCCTCCCGGCCGGCGGCCGTCGAGGCGCGCACCACGTACGACCGCGAGGTGGCCAACCAGCGCCGCCACCTCTGACGGTGGTCGCCGAACCTTCCGGGCTTGTCAGGACAATGCGATGACAGGGGTTCCTGTCATCCGGACGGACGGATACCCTCATGGGCGTGACCAGCACGACTACGGGGAGTACAGGGAGTCTCGGCCTCAGCGTCGACCGGAGCAGCCCGGTGCCGCTGTACTACCAGCTGGCCCGGCAGCTGGAGTCGGCGATCGAGCACGGTGCGCTCGGCCCGGGCAGCCTCCTGGGCAACGAGATCGAGCTCGCCGGCCGTCTGGGCCTGTCCCGGCCGACCGTACGGCAGGCCATCCAGTCGCTCGTCGACAAGGGCCTGCTCGTACGCCGCCGGGGCGTCGGCACGCAGGTGGTGCACAGCCAGGTCAAACGGCCGCTGGAGCTGAGCAGCCTGTACGACGACCTGGAGGCGGCCGGTCAGCAGCCCACCACCAAGGTGCTGCTGAGCGAGCTCCGGCAGGCCTCCGCGGAGGTCGCGGCCGCCCTGGGCATCGCCGAGGGCGCCGAGGTGCACCTCTTCGAGCGGCTGCGCCTGACCCACGGGCAGCCGGTGGCGTTCCTCTCCAACTTCGTCCCGGCCGGACTGCTGGACCTGGACACCGAGCGCCTGGAGTCGACGGGCCTGTACCGGATGATGCGCAACGCCGGCATCACCCTGCACAGCGCCCACCAGAGTGTCGGCGCCCGCATCGCCACGCCCGAGGAGGCCGACCGCCTCGGCGAGCCGGAGGGCGCCGCACTGCTCACCATGCAGCGCACGGCGTACGACGACACCGGGCGCGCGGTCGAGTACGGCACCCACATCTACCGGGCCTCGCGCTATTCGTTCGACTTCCAGCTGCTCGTCCGCAACTGACGCCCGGGCAACGGTGGTCCGGGGCCGCGAACGGCCCGCTCAGAGGTCCACCCACGCCCCCGACTCGGCGGAGCGGCTCATCGCGTCCAGCGCGGTGGCGCTGTGCACGGCGTCGGCGAGGGTGGTGCCGTGCGGGGTGCCGTCGGCGATGGAGCTCAGGAAGTTGTACGCCTCGATCACCTTGAGGTCGTCGTAGCCCATGGCGTTGGCGGAACCCGGCTGGAAGGCGGAGTACGTGCCGTGACCGGGGCCGACGTAGAGGGTGTGGACGGACTGGTCCTGGTAGGCGTCGCCCTTGCTGACGCCCAGTTCGCCCATGCGGCGGAAGTCCCAGAAGAGCGCGCCCTCGGTGCCGTGGATCTCGAAGCCGTAGTTGTTCTGCTCGCCGACGGAGACCCGGCAGGCCTCCAGGACGCCCCGGGCGCCGCCCGCGAAGCGGAGCAGGCAGTTGACGTAGTCCTCGTTCTCGACGGGGCCGAGTTCGCCGCCCGAGGCACGGGTGTGGCCGGCGGTGGCGCCGGAGGGCCGGGCCCGCTCGGGGACGAAGATCGCGGTGTCGGCGATGAGGGAGGCGATGTCGCCGAGCAGGTAGCGGGCCAGGTCCACCCCGTGCGAGGCGAGGTCGCCGAGGACCCCGCTGCCCCCGCGCTGCCGCTCGTACCGCCAGGTCAGGGCCCCCTCGGGATGGGCGGCGTAGTCGCTGAAGAGGCGGATGCGGACATGGGTGACCCTGCCGATCTCACCGGCGGTGATCAGTTCGCGGGCGGCTTCCACGGCGGGCGCGTTGCGGTAGTTGAAGCCGACGGTGCCCTGGACGCCGGCCTTCTCGACCGCGTCGGCGACGGCGCGGGCGTCGGCGGCGGTGAGCCCGACCGGCTTCTCGATCCAGATGTGCTTGCCGGCCTCGGCCATGGCCACGCCGATCTCCCGGTGCAGGAAGTTCGGCGCGGTGATGCTGACCGCCTGGATCCGCGGGTCGGCGACCACGTCCCGCCAGTCCCGGGCGGTGGTGGCGAACCCGAACTGCCGGGCCGCCTCCTCGGCGCGTCCGGGCACGTCCTCGACGACGGTGACCAGCTCGGGCCGCAGGCCGAGCCGCGGGAAGTGGTGCGGCACCCGCGCGTACGCCTGGGTGTGCACCCGTCCCATCCAGCCGAACCCCACGACGGCGACACCGAGCCCACTCACCATGACTGCCCTTTCCCGGGCCTTCCTCGGCCCCTCACCGGAATCACCGGCCCGCTTCTTGGACCGTTCCATATCGTTCGCCGCCCACTCTGCGAGGCCGTCTTCGCCGGTGTCAAGCCCTGTGCCACCCTTTGACAACCGCACTGCGGCTATGGAACGGTCCACGCCATGAGACCCCCGACGATCCGCGATGTCGCCGAGCGGGCCGGCGTGTCGAAGTCGCTGGTCTCCCTGGTGCTGCGCGGCTCCGACCAGGTGCGCCCCGAGAAGCGGGAGGCCGTGCTGACGGCCGTGGACGAGCTGGGCTACCGGCCGAACGCCGCCGCGCGCAGCCTGAGCGAGCGCCGGACCCGCACGGTCGGCGTCCTCCTCCACGACATGCGCAACCCCTGGTTCGTGGAGCTGCTCGACGGCCTCAACTCCCAGCTGCACGACAACGGTCTGCGCATGCTGCTGGCCGACGGCCATCTCAACCGGCGGCTCGGCGAGGACCTCACCCGCACCTTCACCGAACTGCGGGTCGACGGGCTGATCGCGGTCGGCACCCTGCCGCCCTCCGAGGCGCTGCGCACGGCCGCCGGGCTCATCCCGACCGTGGTGGCGGGTGCCCGTGAACCCACGCTCCCCCAGGTGGACGTCGTCGCGGGCGACGACCAGCACGGCGCCCGTCTCGCCACCGAGCACCTCATCGGGCTCGGGCACCGGCGCATCGCGCACATCGCGGGGGACGGTGTGGTCGGGGCGCTGCGCCGCCGCAGCTTCGAGACGGTGATGCGCGAGCACGGGCTGGGCGATCTGGCGACCGTCGAACGGGGCGACCTGACGGAGGAGGGCGGCTACCGCGCCACGGTCCGGCTGCTGAACCTCCCCCAACGCCCCACCGCCGTCGTGGCGTTCAACGACATGGCCTGTGTGGGCGCGCTCTCCGCCGCCGAGGAACTGGGCCTGAGGGTGCCGCGCGACCTCTCCCTGGTCGGCTACGACAACACCTATGTCTCACGGCTGCGCCACCTCTGGCTCACCACCGTGGACAACGCCAGCCACGACGTCGGCCGCTCCGCCGCGCAGTGCCTGCTGGACCGCATCGCCGATCCGGCACGTCCCGCCAAGGTCGTCCTGACCACGCCGACGCTGGAGGTCCGGGGCACCACCGGCCCGCCGGGCGGGCACTGAGAGGTCGGCGCGCCGGCCGGGCGCCGAGCGGCGGCAGCAGGGTCCTGACGAGGGGACGGGCCGTCAGCTCGGCGGCGGGAGACAGTGGTCGTCGGGCGCGACGGTCCGCCAGATCCGTCGCCCGATGTCCCGCAACTGCCGCTGCTGAGCGCCGGTGAGCGCGTCGAACACGAAGCGGCGTACGGCGTCGGCGTGGCCCGGGGCGCTCTCGACGACCTTGGCGTGGCCGGCGTCCGTGAGGACGGCCAGCGTGTAGCGCCCGTCGGTGGGGTCCGGCTCGCGGCGCACCCACTCGCTCTTCTCCAGCCGCTTCACCAGATGGGAGAGCCGGGACAGCGACGAACCGGTGTGCCCGGCCAGATCGCTCATCCGCAGCGTGCGCCCCTCGGTCTGGGACAGCATCGCCATCACCAGGTACTCGACGTGGCTGACCCCCGCGCCCCTCTGCAGCTCCGCGTCCAGCGCGCCCGGCAGTCTGACCATCACGCCCGCCAGCGCGTGCCAGGTCTCCATCTCCTCGTCGGTCAGCCAACGCGGCTGCTGGGGTGTCTCCATGGCGCCCACTCTACGTGCGGTGGCCATCGACCAAGCCCGCGCCGACGTGCCGATCGGCTTGACGCTTCAAGTCGCTCGGCCCTACGTTGAGCCCTCTCTTGCCTTGAACATTCAAGTCATCTCGTCCATGCCTCCCCTTAGGAAGAACCTGCCATGAACGTCACTCTCTGGATCATCGCGGGCCTGCTCGCGGCTGCCTTCCTCGCCGCCGGCCTGATGAAGACCACCCAGTCCAAGGAGAAGCTGTCGGCCTCGGGCATGACGTGGGTCGACTCGTTCTCCCCGGGCATGGTCAAGACCATCGGCGCGCTGGAGGCCCTGGGCGCCGTCGGGCTGATCCTGCCGGCCGTCCTCGACATAGCCACGGTGTTCGTCCCGCTCGCGGCGACCGGCCTCGCCGTGACGATGCTCGGCGCGGTCGTCTTCCACCTCCGCCGCGGCGAGACCAAGGAGACGGCACCGAGTCTGGTGCTGCTGGTCCTGGCGGCCGTGGTGGCCTGGGGCCGGTTCGGACCGTACGCGTTCTGAACCCGCGCAGGCCCTCACCCCGCCCAGCCCTGACCCAGCCGGGCGGGCCGGGCTCCCGCCGCGAGCAGCAGCGCCGTCGTCCCGGGGTGGGGACCGGAGGCCGCCCAGTCGAGCGGGGAGCGGCCCGTGCCGTGGTCCTCGCGGAGGTCGGGGTCGGCTCCGTGGGCGAGGAGTGCGCGCACCGTTTCGGTGTGTCCCCAGCACGCGGCGCCGCACAGCGGGGTGCCCTCCGTGCCGTGCCCGCTCTCGGTGTCGGGCGAGGCCCCGGCCGCGAGCAGCCGGCGGACGGTGTCGGCGGCCCCGTGGACGGCCGCCGCGTACAGGGGTGTCGTCCCCTCGGCGTCCGTCGTCTCGGCGGGGGCGCCGGCGCGCAGCAGTGCGTCGACAACGGCGGTGTCGCCGATCGACGCGGCCGACACCAGCCGGTGCGACAGTTTCTTCCGGCGCCGTCTGTTCACCGTCGCGCTCCCCCTTCGCGGGACCTCCGAGGCGCCGCCCGTCACGCGCGCCGGCCCGTCAAGGGGGTCAGCCCATCACAGGCCCTCCCGCGGAGCGACCTCTTTTCCGCGTACGTCGACGACCGTGAGCGCCAACGCCGGCGGCCCCGGTACGAGGAACACGAGCGGGAGGACGGCTACCACCGCGACCGGAACGTCTTCGGCCCGGGCGTGACCATCGAGGACGACATGGCGGTCCTCGTGCGGTACGCCTCCGGGGCGCCCCTGACGTACCACCTGACGGCGTACGCGCCCTGGGAGGGGTACCGCATCGCCTTCAACGGCAGCGAGGGACGCGTCGAACGGCTGGTGGAGGAGTCCGTCTGGACCCGCCCGCACGTCCCCGTCACCGGTGCGAGCCCCGTCCTGCACGGCGCCGAGGCGGGCGAGGAACCCGGCAGGACACAGCTGCTCGTACGCCGCTTCTGGGAGCCGCCGCGCGAGGTGAAGGTGGGGACGGACGCGGGCGGGCACGGCGGTGGAGACGTCCACATGCTGGCCGACCTGTTCGGGGCGCGTGTGCCGGACGCGCTGGGGCGCGCGGCCGACGCGGTGGACGGCGCACGGTCGCTGGTGACGGGGCTGGCGGCGAACCGGTCGCTGGAGACGGGGATGCCGGTGGCGGCGCGGGACCTGCTGGACGTGTGAACCCGCGCCGCCCGCGCGCCGGGGCCGCCGCGCGCCTGCACCGGGCAGGGACTCCGGGAGGTCCAGCAGGTCACCAGAGGAGTTCGAGGCGTTCCGGGGAACGATGGATCAACGTCGGTCGCATGGTGATCCGTTGGCCCTCCGCCAGGCGCAGGCCCGGCAGTCTGCTGGTCAACAGCTCCAGTGTCACGCGGAGTTGTTCGCGGGCGAGCTGCGATCCGGGGCAGGTGTGGGTGCCGAGGCCGAAGGAGAGGTGGCGGCTGCCGGAGGGGCGGGCGATGTCGAAGTCGTCGGGGCGCGGGTGGCGGGAGGCGTCGCGGTTGGCGCCGGCGAACGCGAGGAACACCGGTGTCCCGGCGGGGAGTTCGGTGCCGGCGAGGGTGACCGGGCGCGTGGTGACGCGGCGGAAGCCCTGCAGGGCGGTGTCGTAGCGGGCGGCTTCCTCGATGGCGGCCGGGATGCGCTCCGGTTCGGCGCAGAGCAGCTCCCACTGCCGGCGGTCGCGCAGCAGGTGCAGGACGGTGGTCCCGATGAGGGCCGTCGTGGTCAGGTGTCCGGCGATGAGCAGGTTCTGCAGATGGGCCACGACCTGGTGGCGCTGGTCGAGGGTCAGCTCGGCGGCGGCGTCCGGTCCGGCGACGGAGGCGATGAGTTCGGTGCCCAGATCCTCGCGCGGGTCGGCGTGCCGGGCCCGCACGAAGGCGTCGAGCAGATGGGCCGTGGCGACCACGTCCTCGGCCGCCGCGATCTGCTCGGCCTCCGCCATGGGCCGGAACAGCAACTGCTCGGCCCGGCGACCGCCGTGCACCAACGCCGGTACGTCGTCCGGGTCGAACCCGACGAGACGCCCGATGACCTCCCCGGGCAGCCGCCCCGCGTACGCGGACATCAACTCGACGCGGCCGCCCTCGCCGTTCTTGACGAAGTCGTCGACCAGGGCGGCGGCCCGTTCTGCGGCGTACGGCACGACGGCGCCGACCCGGGCCGGCGACAGGCCTCGCACGATGGGGGCGCGCAGTTCCTGGTGCAGGGCGCCGTCGGCGGTGACGACCACGGGACGGCCGCCGAAACCGCCGCCGAGCACGGCCAGCGCGGCGGGCGCGGGCATGACGTCGGGGCGCAGCGCGTTGGCCGAGGAGAAGTCCTCCGGACGCCGCAGCACCTCTCGTACGTCGGCGTCCCGGGCCACCAGCCAGGAGTCCAGCTCGGGGACGTACGTCAGCCCCTCCGCCGACCTGGCCCGCGCGTAGAGGGGATACGGATCGCGCTGCAACTCGTCGAGTCTGTCGTGCAGATCAGCGTCCACGAGCACCTTCCGGCCAGGGGCGGGCGTGCGGTCGCGCTCATCGTGCCGTACGGCGTGGCAGGGCGATAGGGGCGCTGCGGCGGGTGTGCCGGACGGGCCGGGCGGGCCGGGAGGGTGTCGGAGCACCCCGGCGCGCGACCCTGCGCGCGCCCCCGGCACCCGCCTCCTCCTCGGCTGTTCCCTTACGCTCGCCCCGTGGTTCTCTTCCTCCTGGAACGCCTCACCCCGCTCCCCGCGGACCGCGCCTGGCGGCTCCTGACCGACTGGCCCCGGCACGCGGACGTCGTGCCGCTGACCCGCGTCACCGTGCGCACGCCTGCGCCGACCGGTGAGGGCACGGTGTTCGTGGCCCGCAGCGGTGTCGGGCCGCTCGCCTTCGACGACCCGATGGAGGTCACGGTCTGGCAGCCGCCGGAGGCCGCGGCTCCCGGGATGTGCCGTCTCGTCAAGCGTGGTTCGTTCGTCACCGGCTGGGCCGAGATCGAGGTCCATCCGTACGGTGACGGCGCCTCCCGCACGGTCTGGCGCGAGGACCTGCGGGTGCGATGGCTGCCGGGCCTCCTCGACCGACCGCTTGCATGGACGTCGCGACGCATGTTCGGACGCGCGATGGACGGGCTGCTCTCGGCCGACGGCCGGAGCACGGGCTGAGTCGGCCGCCCCGGCGGCCCGGTCGTCGGCCACGGTGCGGACGTCGCTGTCAGACCCTCCCACTACTGTCCGAACCATGACCACACACCACCACACCACCCGGGAGTCCTACGACACGGTCGCCACCGACTACGAGAAGCTGCTGAGAGACGAGTTGGCGAAGAGCCCGTTCGAGCGGGCCATGCTGGGCGTGTTCGCCGAGCGGGTGCTGGACTCCGGGGGCGGACGCGTCGCGGACCTGGGGTGCGGGCCGGGGCGGATCACCGGGCATCTGGCCTCGCTGGGGCTCGACATCTGTGGCATCGACCTCTCTCCGCAGATGGTCGCCGTGGCCCGCTGGGCCCATCCGCGACTCCGGTTCGACGTGGGCACGATGACCGCGCTCGACTTCGAGGACGGCTGCCTGGCGGGCGCCCTCGCCTGGTACTCCACGGTGCACACCCCGCCCGCCGAACTCCCGTGCGTGTTCCGGGAGTTCCATCGGATCCTCGCCCCCGGCGGGCTCCTCGCGATGGCGTACAAGGTGGGCGACGAGTCGGTCCACCTGACACAGGCCTACGGTCACCCCCTCGACCTCGACGTCCACCGCTTCCCGCCCGACCGGATCGCCGAGATGCTGGGGGACGCCGGGTTCGTGGAGTCGGCGCGGCTCGTGCGGGAGGCCGACGGGCCCGGCACCACGGCGAACACCCCTCAGGCGTACGTGCTGGCGCGCAAGCCGGGGTGAGCTGACGGGCG
The DNA window shown above is from Streptomyces akebiae and carries:
- a CDS encoding sugar ABC transporter substrate-binding protein; protein product: MDRTYSRSRRVAPFFAIAAASALLIAGCSSDSGGKEAEEGGADASAGKANTPRMKVALVTHQAPGDTFWDIVRKGAQAAADKDNIELIYSADPNAGNQANLVQNAIDQKVDGIAITLAKPDAMKDVVAKATKAGIPVVGLNSGLSDWQNLGLMSFFGQDESVAGEAFGKRLNDVGAKKAVCVVQEQGNVGLEQRCAGVEKTFEGDTEILNVTGTDMPSVKSTISAKLKQDAAIDYVVALGAPYALTAVQSVADAGSKAKVATFDLNKELTDSIKSGDIQFAVDQQPYLQGYLAVDSMWLYKNNGNYSGGGEEAVLTGPAFVDAKNVDTIAKFAAKGTR
- the iolC gene encoding 5-dehydro-2-deoxygluconokinase, whose protein sequence is MPEPGESFDLITMGRIGIDLYPLQTGVPLARVESFGKFLGGSAANVAVAAARLGNTTAVITRTGDDPFGTFLHEALKEFGVDDRFVTPVAEYPTPITFCEIFPPDDFPLYFYRRPKAPDLEIRTEELDCFAIRAARVFWITGTGLSEEPSRSATLAALKARGRSGTTVFDLDWRPMFWSDPETARPYYAEALRHATVAVGNLDECEVATGVREPRACAEALLEAGVELAVVKQGPKGVLAVHRDGTVAEVAPLPVEVVNGLGAGDAFGGSLCHGLLRGWDLERIMRHANAAGAIVASRLACSSAMPTEGEVEELLSGGG
- a CDS encoding Cgl0159 family (beta/alpha)8-fold protein, with amino-acid sequence MTIRIPDLPAVRARHPEAVAEAAARRGRRPLIGDTGRLMIVAADHPARGALRVGDRPLAMADRADLLERLCVALARPGVDGVLATADILEDLLLLGALEGKVVLGSLNRGGLAGASFEMDDRFTGHRPEDIERLRFDAGKLLLRIDHDDPGSLRTLYSTARAVDDMAARRLPLFVEPFISRRVDGKVRNDLGAEAVTRSIAIAAGLGGTSAYTWLKLPVTDDPDAMGEVLETSTLPTVLLGGEVGKDQEGAYEKWRKALRLPTVQGLVVGRSLLYPAEGDVETAVDTAVGLL
- the iolD gene encoding 3D-(3,5/4)-trihydroxycyclohexane-1,2-dione acylhydrolase (decyclizing), which codes for MSQSPTRRLTVAQALVRFLSAQYTERDGVRHRLIAGTWGIFGHGNVAGLGQALLEAGEETMPFHQGRNEQSMVHAAVGHARQLNRLSAQAVTTSIGPGATNLVTGAALATINRLPVLLLPGDYFATRTADPLLQQLEHPTEADVSVNDTLRPVSRYFDRITRPEALIPAALNAMRVLADPVDTGAVTLALPQDVQAEAYDWPEEFFAERVWNVRRPLPDPVELAEAVRAIRAARRPLIVAGGGVHHSEAEAALRALVDATGIPVASTQAGKGSLRYDHPADLGGIGHTGTAVCDDIARTADLIVGVGTRYTDFTTASNTLFQSPDVRFVNLNVAAFDAHKLAARTVVCDARAGLTALTEALDGHRVDEAYEAEYRAGKERWEQVVEAAYSAADEHAVPTQTQVLGALDSVVGDEDVVINAAGSLPGDLHKLWRARSPRQYHLEYGYSCMGYEIPAGIGVQQAAPGTVVWSLVGDGTYLMMPTEIVTAVQEGLPVNLVLIQNHGYASIGGLSESVGGERFGTAYRYRAADGTFSGAPLPVDLAANAASLGMDVLRAKTVKELRDALAAARASDRPTCVYVETDPTPTAPPAQAWWDVPVAETASRPAAVEARTTYDREVANQRRHL
- a CDS encoding GntR family transcriptional regulator, producing MGVTSTTTGSTGSLGLSVDRSSPVPLYYQLARQLESAIEHGALGPGSLLGNEIELAGRLGLSRPTVRQAIQSLVDKGLLVRRRGVGTQVVHSQVKRPLELSSLYDDLEAAGQQPTTKVLLSELRQASAEVAAALGIAEGAEVHLFERLRLTHGQPVAFLSNFVPAGLLDLDTERLESTGLYRMMRNAGITLHSAHQSVGARIATPEEADRLGEPEGAALLTMQRTAYDDTGRAVEYGTHIYRASRYSFDFQLLVRN